Proteins co-encoded in one Saprospira grandis genomic window:
- a CDS encoding 2-oxoglutarate dehydrogenase E1 component — MSYSFISNAHPGYIDNLYKTYKENPEEVAEGWKQFFAGFDFAIEQGAAGPTDSIEGGLSTSQLQKEFAVLGLIHGYRQRGHLLSTTNPVRPRRFRFPNVDLANYNLTEEDLEQSFMAGAEIGMPNAKLKDIRNRLIEVYCGNIGVEYSHIEHRDKRMWLRDRMEKSQPQKAYDLSISQKRRILEKLNGAVGFENFLAKKYVAQKRFGLEGGETTIPALDAIICKGAEEGVEEVVIGMAHRGRLNVLVNIMGKTYDHIFSEFQNVMPEETFGDGDVKYHLGYASKYPTPSGKEVHMKLVPNPSHLEAVGPVVQGYARAQADVLYTSDFDKILPILIHGDAAVAGQGVVYEVVQMSQLEGYYTGGTIHFVINNQVGFTTDFEDARSSTYCTGAAALVQAPVFHVNGDDPDAVIFAATLAAEYRQKFNTDVFIDMVCYRKHGHNEGDDPKFTQPKLYEFIKNHRDPRSIYLDRLIEQGAIEKEMAEQMDKEFNTFLQERFDRVEQKEVDYTLQAPEVAWSQLQKKTSWEDYLKSPDTAISEEQLTYILNNLQEIPKDFNMLSKFKRILKRSQGYINENKCDWSMAEHLAYGSLLLEGHPVRMSGQDVKRGTFSHRNAVLYDVKTNEQYNRLNHLKEGEQAEFRIFNSLLSEFAVLGFEYGYSLASPDSLVVWEAQFGDFVNGAQTIIDQFITSSESKWARMSGLVMLLPHGYEGQGPEHSSARLERFLQACAEYNMTVANVTTPANFFHLIRRQLARPFRKPLILMSPKSLLRHPSCISDFKDFTAGGFQETFDDASVKDASKIKKVLCCTGRLYYDLLEKKEKEGHDDIAIVRLEQLYPFPQAQVNELIKKYANAKFFWVQEEPSNMGSWQYLLAFYRNYDLGLIARKSSASPATGYKKQHNQELEDILQRAFAPIEELAQSHK, encoded by the coding sequence ATGAGCTACTCTTTTATTTCCAATGCCCATCCAGGTTATATTGACAACTTGTACAAGACCTATAAGGAGAACCCCGAAGAGGTGGCCGAGGGCTGGAAACAATTTTTTGCAGGATTTGATTTTGCCATTGAGCAGGGGGCCGCAGGGCCTACCGATAGCATTGAAGGTGGGCTGTCTACTAGCCAACTTCAGAAAGAATTTGCTGTATTGGGACTGATTCACGGTTATCGTCAGAGAGGACACCTCTTGTCTACAACCAACCCCGTACGGCCCAGACGTTTTCGTTTCCCTAATGTTGACTTGGCCAACTACAACCTCACAGAGGAAGATTTGGAGCAAAGTTTTATGGCGGGGGCCGAAATCGGAATGCCCAATGCCAAATTGAAGGATATCCGCAACCGACTAATTGAAGTCTACTGTGGCAATATTGGCGTAGAATACAGCCATATTGAACACCGCGACAAACGCATGTGGCTCCGTGACCGCATGGAAAAAAGCCAGCCTCAAAAGGCTTATGACCTGAGCATTTCGCAAAAGCGCCGCATTTTGGAGAAGCTCAATGGAGCTGTTGGCTTTGAAAACTTTTTGGCCAAAAAATATGTGGCCCAAAAACGCTTTGGTCTAGAAGGTGGAGAAACGACTATTCCCGCCCTAGATGCGATTATCTGCAAAGGCGCAGAAGAAGGCGTAGAAGAAGTGGTAATTGGCATGGCCCACCGTGGTCGCCTCAATGTTTTGGTAAACATTATGGGCAAAACCTATGACCATATCTTTAGTGAGTTCCAAAATGTCATGCCCGAAGAAACCTTTGGCGATGGCGATGTGAAATATCACCTAGGCTATGCCTCTAAGTATCCCACCCCTTCTGGCAAAGAGGTCCATATGAAGCTGGTGCCTAACCCCTCACATCTAGAGGCTGTAGGCCCTGTGGTTCAAGGTTATGCCCGCGCTCAGGCCGATGTTCTTTATACCTCTGACTTTGATAAGATTCTGCCTATTCTCATTCATGGAGATGCCGCCGTTGCTGGACAAGGAGTGGTCTATGAGGTGGTACAAATGAGCCAACTAGAAGGTTATTATACTGGTGGAACCATCCATTTTGTTATTAACAACCAAGTTGGATTTACTACCGACTTTGAAGACGCTCGCTCTTCTACCTATTGTACTGGAGCTGCGGCCTTGGTGCAAGCCCCCGTTTTCCACGTTAATGGAGATGATCCCGATGCCGTTATTTTTGCCGCTACCCTAGCCGCAGAGTATCGCCAGAAGTTTAATACCGATGTATTTATTGATATGGTTTGCTACCGCAAACATGGGCACAATGAGGGAGATGATCCCAAATTTACACAGCCCAAACTCTATGAGTTTATCAAAAATCATCGTGATCCTCGCTCGATCTACCTCGATCGCCTCATCGAACAGGGCGCTATCGAAAAAGAAATGGCCGAGCAAATGGATAAAGAATTTAACACCTTCTTGCAAGAGCGCTTTGACCGAGTAGAACAAAAAGAAGTAGACTATACACTTCAGGCCCCAGAAGTTGCCTGGAGCCAATTGCAAAAGAAAACCTCTTGGGAAGACTATCTAAAATCTCCCGATACCGCTATTTCTGAAGAGCAATTGACCTATATTCTCAACAACCTACAAGAGATTCCCAAGGACTTTAATATGCTCTCTAAGTTTAAGCGGATTCTTAAACGTAGCCAAGGTTATATAAATGAAAACAAATGCGACTGGTCAATGGCCGAGCATTTAGCTTATGGCTCTTTGCTTTTGGAGGGACATCCTGTACGCATGAGTGGACAAGATGTGAAGCGCGGGACCTTCTCGCACCGCAATGCGGTCCTCTATGATGTAAAAACCAATGAGCAATACAACCGCCTCAACCACCTAAAAGAAGGAGAACAAGCCGAATTCCGCATTTTCAACTCTCTACTTTCTGAGTTTGCCGTTTTGGGCTTTGAATACGGTTATTCTTTGGCTTCTCCCGATAGCCTAGTGGTTTGGGAAGCACAGTTTGGCGACTTTGTCAACGGTGCCCAAACTATTATTGACCAGTTCATTACTTCTTCTGAAAGTAAATGGGCGCGCATGAGCGGTTTGGTCATGCTTCTCCCTCATGGCTATGAAGGACAAGGCCCCGAGCACTCTTCTGCTCGCCTAGAACGCTTCTTGCAAGCCTGCGCAGAATACAATATGACCGTAGCCAATGTAACTACCCCCGCCAACTTCTTCCACCTCATCCGCAGACAATTGGCCCGCCCCTTCCGCAAACCACTGATCCTGATGTCGCCTAAGAGTTTGCTCCGTCATCCAAGTTGTATTTCTGATTTCAAAGACTTTACCGCTGGCGGTTTCCAAGAAACCTTTGATGACGCTAGCGTAAAAGATGCCAGCAAAATCAAAAAAGTACTTTGCTGTACAGGCCGCCTCTACTATGACCTATTAGAGAAGAAAGAGAAAGAAGGACATGACGATATCGCTATCGTTCGCCTAGAACAGCTCTACCCCTTCCCTCAGGCACAGGTCAATGAATTGATTAAGAAATATGCCAACGCCAAGTTCTTCTGGGTACAAGAAGAACCCTCAAACATGGGATCTTGGCAATATCTCTTGGCCTTCTACCGCAACTACGATTTGGGCCTCATTGCCCGCAAATCTAGTGCTTCTCCAGCTACGGGATACAAAAAACAACACAATCAAGAGCTAGAAGATATACTTCAACGAGCTTTTGCACCTATAGAAGAATTGGCGCAAAGCCATAAATAA
- a CDS encoding mannose-1-phosphate guanylyltransferase, which yields MQLSNDYVFIMAGGLGTRFWPASRHSLPKQFLDVLGVGQTLLQLTIKRFEAFIPKENIFIVTSEEHGQLALEQSGLAPQNIIMEPARKNTAPCIAMGMRFLEQINPQARVILAPSDHLILNEAEFVKKLQEGLDFVGQNDALLTLGIQPHYPNTGYGYIHFDAQAQGNISKVKQFTEKPQLEKAKAFLAGGEHLWNAGIYLWSVQSIQKALAKHSPSLYQAFQNYNGQLQNKLAVPQGSAAIYEQIESISIDYAVSEKADNIYTLPADIGWSDVGTWQALQQVAPNKDEDNNLVLGLDKKQCQLSNSKNNLLYSSQNRPVILYDLDNMLVVDEPQLLLLAPLSAEQHIKEIRQAAVDQWGKDLL from the coding sequence ATGCAGTTATCTAACGACTATGTCTTTATTATGGCTGGGGGGCTCGGCACTCGATTTTGGCCCGCTAGCCGCCATAGCCTACCCAAACAGTTTCTAGATGTTTTGGGCGTGGGCCAAACGCTCCTACAACTGACAATCAAGCGCTTTGAAGCCTTTATCCCTAAGGAAAATATCTTTATCGTTACTTCTGAGGAACATGGCCAATTGGCCCTAGAGCAATCCGGTCTCGCCCCTCAGAATATCATTATGGAGCCCGCCCGCAAAAATACAGCGCCCTGTATCGCTATGGGGATGCGCTTCCTAGAGCAAATTAACCCCCAAGCCCGGGTGATCCTCGCTCCCTCCGATCACCTGATTCTCAATGAGGCAGAGTTTGTTAAAAAACTACAGGAAGGTCTCGATTTCGTAGGGCAAAATGATGCACTTCTCACTCTCGGTATCCAACCTCACTACCCCAATACGGGCTACGGCTATATTCATTTTGATGCCCAAGCTCAGGGAAATATCTCTAAGGTCAAGCAGTTTACCGAAAAACCCCAGCTAGAAAAAGCAAAAGCCTTTTTGGCCGGTGGCGAACATCTCTGGAATGCAGGCATCTATCTCTGGTCGGTCCAAAGCATCCAAAAAGCGTTGGCCAAACATAGCCCCAGCCTCTATCAAGCTTTCCAAAATTATAATGGCCAACTCCAAAATAAATTGGCCGTTCCTCAGGGCAGCGCAGCCATCTATGAGCAAATAGAAAGCATTTCTATTGACTATGCCGTGAGCGAAAAAGCCGATAATATCTATACCCTACCGGCCGATATCGGCTGGTCTGATGTGGGCACCTGGCAGGCCCTCCAACAAGTGGCCCCCAATAAAGATGAGGATAATAATCTGGTCCTCGGCCTCGATAAAAAGCAATGCCAACTGAGCAATAGCAAAAATAATCTGCTCTATAGTAGCCAAAACCGCCCCGTCATCCTCTACGATCTAGATAATATGCTGGTGGTCGATGAGCCTCAATTGCTCCTCTTGGCCCCCCTCTCCGCAGAACAACATATCAAGGAGATTCGCCAAGCTGCCGTAGACCAATGGGGCAAGGATTTACTCTAA
- the ccsA gene encoding cytochrome c biogenesis protein CcsA: MNYEGEHLWPGIIGHGLIVLAFVSSLLALWAYAGATNSRSDLATSRDWKRIGRWGFGIHGLSIFGVIGLLFYIMIARYYEYEYVWGHTSDSLPFQYIFSAFWEGQEGSFLLWMFWHVVLGFVLMSRKDKWEAPVLAVFGLVQAFLTSMILGFYFGEGDDRIGSNPFVLLRNVHEAPIFNMPNYLQSIEGTGLNPLLQNYWMTIHPPTLFLGFASTLVPFAFAIAGLWTKEHKAWIKPALTWSLFSGAILGTGILMGGAWAYEALSFGGYWAWDPVENASLVPWIIMLAGTHTALVARNSPHSIRSTYLFFILSFILIVYSTFLTRSGVLGETSVHAFTEMGLEWQLILFMGAVSIWPLVLYVKAKKEIPSVEKEESSYSREFWMFVGALVLLFSSILITATTSIPVWNKLADAFSALVGGGDITNIAPPEDEVAHHNRYQLWIGVLIGFLSGISVLLRYRSREISASFGRFLGLHLGLALVLSVVITVPLMLWSSIVAWQYWLLVGSGIFTVITNLDYIVSVLRGNIKVAGAPVAHIGFGLLMVGVVFSGALKRPISEGFTSIEVNDINPQSNKNVLVVKGQPVPIADGYTVEYSRDWAEGNQQFFELKFTKKDPQGNILEEFSTSPNVIRDSLPKGKFKFRAANPNTRHYFEKDIFTLAIPHWAFEDPEASKEEEEAAKWESHIIEQGDTFFTASHYVVFDQIGTELPQNEAYKFQEGDIPITAILKVYELNSDSFYLAKPFLYIRDNRPLNIPFELKELGLDFRFAQVLPESKDRMKMQFDVRSHSPEKAYVVVQALVFPGINWVWIGSIMMMIGLLMGMFQRMGKIKSKKLEI; encoded by the coding sequence ATGAATTACGAAGGAGAACATTTGTGGCCAGGAATCATTGGGCACGGCCTGATTGTTTTGGCATTTGTGAGTAGCCTGTTGGCCCTTTGGGCCTATGCTGGGGCCACTAATAGCCGATCAGATTTGGCCACAAGTAGAGATTGGAAACGGATTGGCCGCTGGGGCTTTGGCATTCATGGCCTGAGTATTTTTGGCGTGATTGGGCTGTTGTTTTACATTATGATTGCTCGTTATTATGAGTATGAATACGTTTGGGGGCATACCTCCGACAGCCTGCCCTTTCAGTATATTTTTTCGGCCTTTTGGGAGGGCCAAGAGGGCAGCTTTTTGCTCTGGATGTTTTGGCATGTGGTTTTGGGCTTTGTCCTGATGAGCCGAAAAGACAAATGGGAGGCCCCCGTATTGGCCGTTTTTGGGCTGGTGCAGGCCTTTTTGACCTCTATGATTTTGGGCTTTTATTTTGGCGAGGGAGACGATCGCATCGGCTCGAACCCCTTTGTGCTGCTGCGCAATGTGCATGAGGCCCCCATTTTTAATATGCCCAATTATTTGCAATCGATTGAGGGCACGGGCCTGAATCCGCTTTTGCAAAACTATTGGATGACTATTCATCCGCCCACCCTCTTTTTGGGCTTTGCCTCGACCTTAGTGCCTTTTGCCTTTGCGATTGCGGGGCTTTGGACCAAAGAGCATAAGGCTTGGATTAAGCCGGCCCTAACTTGGTCGCTTTTTTCTGGTGCTATTCTCGGTACGGGTATTCTGATGGGGGGCGCTTGGGCCTATGAGGCCTTGAGCTTTGGGGGCTATTGGGCCTGGGACCCCGTAGAAAATGCATCTTTGGTTCCTTGGATTATTATGTTGGCGGGCACGCATACGGCCTTGGTGGCCCGCAATAGCCCGCATTCGATACGCTCGACTTATCTGTTTTTTATTCTGAGCTTTATCTTGATTGTCTACTCGACTTTCTTGACGCGCTCGGGGGTTTTGGGCGAAACTTCGGTGCATGCTTTTACCGAAATGGGCCTAGAGTGGCAACTCATTCTCTTTATGGGGGCCGTGAGTATTTGGCCTTTGGTCCTTTATGTTAAGGCCAAAAAAGAGATTCCTAGCGTAGAAAAGGAAGAGAGCAGCTACTCCAGAGAGTTTTGGATGTTTGTAGGGGCTTTGGTCTTGCTGTTTTCTTCTATTTTGATTACGGCCACCACCTCTATTCCCGTTTGGAATAAATTGGCCGATGCCTTTTCTGCTCTTGTAGGTGGCGGCGATATTACCAATATTGCCCCGCCCGAAGATGAGGTGGCCCATCATAATCGCTACCAATTGTGGATTGGCGTATTGATTGGCTTTTTGTCGGGAATTTCGGTGCTTTTGCGCTATCGTAGCCGAGAGATTTCGGCTAGTTTTGGCCGCTTTTTGGGCTTGCATTTGGGCCTTGCCCTTGTTTTGTCGGTTGTGATTACCGTTCCCCTGATGCTTTGGTCTTCTATTGTGGCTTGGCAATATTGGTTGCTGGTGGGCAGTGGAATTTTTACCGTGATTACGAATTTAGACTATATCGTTTCGGTCCTCCGGGGCAATATTAAGGTGGCGGGAGCGCCCGTGGCCCATATTGGTTTTGGTTTGTTGATGGTGGGTGTCGTCTTTTCTGGCGCACTCAAACGGCCCATTTCAGAGGGATTTACCTCTATTGAGGTCAATGATATCAATCCGCAATCGAATAAGAATGTTTTGGTGGTCAAGGGGCAGCCGGTCCCTATTGCCGATGGTTATACGGTAGAATACAGCCGCGATTGGGCCGAGGGAAACCAGCAGTTTTTTGAGCTGAAGTTTACCAAAAAGGACCCTCAAGGCAACATCCTTGAGGAGTTTAGTACCTCGCCCAATGTGATTCGGGATTCTTTGCCCAAGGGCAAGTTTAAGTTCCGTGCGGCCAATCCCAACACCCGGCATTATTTCGAGAAAGATATCTTTACCTTGGCCATTCCGCATTGGGCTTTTGAAGACCCAGAGGCCAGTAAAGAAGAGGAAGAAGCCGCCAAATGGGAGTCGCATATTATTGAGCAGGGCGATACCTTTTTTACGGCCAGTCATTATGTCGTTTTTGACCAAATTGGGACCGAATTGCCCCAAAATGAGGCCTATAAGTTTCAGGAGGGCGATATTCCCATTACGGCCATTCTCAAGGTCTACGAGCTCAATTCGGATAGCTTTTATTTGGCCAAACCCTTTTTGTACATCCGAGATAATCGGCCTCTCAACATTCCTTTTGAGCTAAAGGAATTGGGCCTCGATTTCCGTTTTGCGCAGGTATTGCCCGAAAGCAAAGATCGGATGAAAATGCAGTTTGATGTCCGTAGCCATAGTCCCGAAAAAGCCTATGTGGTGGTCCAAGCTCTGGTCTTCCCAGGCATCAATTGGGTCTGGATTGGCTCCATCATGATGATGATCGGCCTGCTGATGGGCATGTTTCAACGGATGGGAAAAATAAAATCCAAAAAGCTAGAGATTTAA
- a CDS encoding cytochrome c maturation protein CcmE, with product MKKMQILALIVIAAAIGVLITQASDYQSYGDFSVAMKEIDRNHQIVGQLVVDDARPIVYNPEKDANAFSFYMEDEQGTIKKVVAQMAKPQDFERSEQIVLTGRMQGSQFIAHDMQLKCPSKYQDQALQSQKARQVVSK from the coding sequence ATGAAAAAGATGCAAATTTTGGCTTTGATTGTCATTGCCGCCGCTATTGGAGTATTGATTACGCAGGCTAGCGATTACCAAAGTTATGGTGATTTTTCGGTAGCCATGAAAGAAATAGACCGCAACCATCAGATTGTGGGGCAGTTGGTGGTCGATGATGCCCGCCCGATTGTGTATAATCCAGAAAAAGATGCCAATGCCTTTTCTTTTTATATGGAAGATGAGCAGGGGACGATCAAAAAGGTGGTGGCGCAGATGGCCAAGCCGCAAGATTTTGAGCGTTCGGAGCAAATTGTATTGACGGGGCGGATGCAGGGCAGTCAATTTATTGCGCATGATATGCAGCTAAAATGTCCGTCTAAGTATCAGGACCAGGCGCTGCAGAGCCAAAAAGCAAGGCAGGTAGTAAGTAAATAA
- the dnaN gene encoding DNA polymerase III subunit beta: MRFTLSSAELKEQLQLVNGALGSNPVLPILEDFLFQLEDGRLRITATDLETFVQAELEVNAEEEGAVAVPAKILLDTLKQLPTQPLSFQVDPNNFAITITSAFGQYQLAGEDGDDYPKLPQADSAEEIEMPALLLLEGINKTLFAASNDELRPAMTGVLLEINPQGVTFVSTDAHKLVKYSFTEIEPTTDTSLILPKKALNLLKNGLSDHNGNVRIAFSRSNAFFYYANQIIICRLIDARYPDYNSVIPQNNSKTMRVVRQDFLNSLKRIANYANKVTNQVKLTISEEHLKIEAEDIDFSNKASEKMPCYYEGETLSIGFNAKFLVEMLNVIGGDNVLLHLESPNRAGLLRQEEENPGEDLLMLVMPVILNY, encoded by the coding sequence ATGCGTTTTACCCTATCCTCTGCAGAGCTCAAAGAACAGCTCCAGCTCGTTAATGGAGCTTTAGGCTCTAACCCAGTGCTACCTATTCTGGAAGACTTCCTCTTCCAACTTGAAGATGGCCGCTTGCGTATAACCGCTACCGACCTAGAAACCTTCGTGCAGGCAGAACTCGAAGTTAATGCCGAAGAGGAAGGGGCTGTGGCCGTTCCTGCAAAAATTTTGCTCGATACACTCAAACAGTTGCCCACGCAACCTCTTAGCTTTCAAGTAGATCCCAATAATTTTGCCATAACGATTACTTCGGCTTTTGGACAGTACCAATTGGCCGGCGAAGATGGCGACGATTATCCCAAGTTGCCGCAAGCCGATAGCGCCGAGGAAATCGAAATGCCCGCATTACTCCTCTTAGAAGGAATCAATAAAACGCTTTTTGCCGCTAGTAATGATGAGCTCCGCCCCGCTATGACTGGGGTTTTGCTCGAAATTAACCCCCAGGGCGTTACTTTCGTCTCTACCGATGCTCATAAGTTGGTGAAATATAGCTTTACCGAAATTGAACCCACTACCGATACTAGCCTGATCCTCCCCAAAAAGGCCCTGAACTTGCTTAAAAATGGCCTTTCTGACCATAACGGCAATGTCCGCATCGCCTTTAGCCGTAGCAATGCCTTTTTCTATTATGCCAACCAGATTATTATCTGCCGCCTAATCGATGCCCGCTATCCCGATTATAATTCGGTGATTCCCCAAAATAATTCGAAAACTATGCGGGTGGTGCGCCAAGATTTTCTCAATTCACTCAAACGGATCGCCAATTATGCCAATAAGGTGACCAACCAAGTGAAGCTGACCATCTCTGAGGAACATCTCAAAATTGAAGCAGAAGATATCGATTTCTCCAATAAGGCTTCTGAAAAAATGCCCTGCTACTATGAAGGCGAAACCCTAAGCATCGGCTTTAATGCCAAGTTTTTGGTCGAAATGCTCAATGTGATCGGTGGCGATAATGTTTTGCTACATCTCGAGTCGCCCAACCGGGCTGGCCTCCTCCGTCAAGAAGAAGAAAATCCCGGCGAAGATCTACTCATGCTCGTGATGCCCGTGATTTTGAATTACTAG
- a CDS encoding DUF2147 domain-containing protein — MNWTASIRWGIMSLFLVFSLALSAQVSVDGKTCVGTWKTIDDETGKARSYVKIYKENGKYYGKITKLLNRTADEDKDPICEVCPGDRKNKKVVGMTIIDGMEKESKRYAGGQILDPKKGKLYSCTIWLDNANTLKVRGWWGMFYRTQTWHRVD, encoded by the coding sequence ATGAACTGGACAGCATCCATTCGTTGGGGCATTATGAGCCTCTTCCTCGTTTTTTCTCTGGCCCTATCGGCCCAAGTTTCTGTAGATGGTAAAACCTGTGTAGGGACCTGGAAAACCATTGATGATGAAACAGGCAAAGCCCGCTCTTATGTAAAAATCTATAAAGAGAACGGCAAATACTACGGTAAAATCACCAAACTGCTCAACCGCACAGCCGATGAAGATAAAGACCCCATCTGCGAGGTTTGTCCGGGCGACCGCAAAAACAAGAAGGTGGTCGGTATGACTATTATTGATGGCATGGAAAAAGAAAGCAAGCGCTATGCTGGCGGCCAAATCCTTGACCCTAAAAAAGGAAAACTCTATTCTTGCACGATTTGGCTAGATAATGCCAACACCCTCAAAGTAAGAGGTTGGTGGGGCATGTTCTACAGAACCCAAACTTGGCATCGCGTAGACTAA
- a CDS encoding OmpA family protein has protein sequence MLRRNYLVAVALLFLMVGGLSSCVSSRRYKEEVSAKEAAEKNASEAERKRQEIQEELSSVQGELSKLKASHKELTSDYELLQERYNQQQRLNKDLQASYDKLLALNEKLKEEAASKKRELSEELSIKRRELERRERELKAEQERLEQLRKELQGKDANITDLEKYKKELEADLAARERRVKELEAAIAERDAKANALRAKLLEALKGFKDAGDLDVEIRDGKVYVSLSQKLLFSSGSARVDRRGVSALETLSGVLNRNKDLSILIEGHTDSDGDAKMNWDLSTDRALAVSQVLIKNQVDPARITAAGRGEHAPKASNDTTEGKAKNRRTEIILEPQLNEIMGILSQD, from the coding sequence ATGTTGCGAAGAAACTACTTAGTTGCTGTTGCCCTACTATTTTTGATGGTGGGCGGCCTCAGCTCTTGCGTGTCTAGCCGCCGCTACAAAGAGGAGGTAAGCGCCAAAGAAGCGGCCGAGAAAAATGCCTCGGAAGCAGAGCGCAAGCGCCAAGAAATTCAGGAAGAATTGAGCAGCGTTCAGGGAGAGTTGAGTAAGCTCAAGGCCTCGCATAAGGAATTGACCTCTGATTATGAGCTTTTGCAAGAGCGCTACAATCAACAACAACGATTGAATAAAGATTTGCAGGCTTCTTATGATAAGCTCTTGGCCCTGAATGAAAAACTGAAAGAAGAAGCGGCCTCTAAGAAAAGAGAACTATCTGAAGAATTGAGTATCAAGCGCCGAGAATTGGAGCGCCGAGAAAGAGAGCTCAAGGCGGAGCAAGAGCGTTTGGAGCAATTGCGCAAAGAGCTACAAGGAAAAGATGCCAATATTACCGATTTGGAGAAATACAAAAAGGAATTGGAGGCAGATTTGGCGGCTCGCGAACGCCGAGTAAAAGAGCTAGAAGCCGCTATTGCCGAAAGAGATGCCAAGGCCAATGCTTTAAGAGCCAAATTGTTAGAAGCCCTAAAAGGCTTTAAGGATGCGGGCGATTTGGATGTAGAAATCCGAGATGGAAAAGTATATGTGTCTTTGAGTCAAAAATTACTGTTCTCTTCAGGAAGTGCAAGAGTAGACCGCCGTGGTGTTTCGGCCCTAGAAACACTTTCGGGCGTACTCAATCGCAACAAAGATTTGTCTATCTTGATTGAGGGCCATACCGACTCTGACGGAGATGCCAAAATGAACTGGGACCTTTCTACCGATCGGGCTTTGGCGGTGAGCCAGGTCTTGATTAAAAACCAGGTAGATCCGGCCAGAATTACCGCTGCTGGCCGTGGAGAACATGCGCCCAAGGCTTCTAATGATACCACAGAAGGGAAGGCCAAAAACCGCCGGACCGAAATCATTTTGGAGCCACAGCTCAATGAAATTATGGGCATTTTGTCGCAAGACTAA
- a CDS encoding cell envelope biogenesis protein OmpA, with the protein MRLSYYGCCFLLMLLLGACGSSKKYKLLESNRQVLQLQLDSSRSQLAQLLREEKSKQQQQKEQLAQAVAAQEQAEKARQNSLQQLAETQKAKTACEQQLAQSEKALQMFQAQLGKEVRKKTELVQAEERILKQMKAYKGLEFERIAASQALKIACPDSLLFKGKNSVHSSALPFLTDLASLLSEEENWALELRATADKGTKAKARLAQANTRANSVAIKLRLLDLPLERLYVGAWAQEDDIPLYLYIYPKGKP; encoded by the coding sequence ATGCGTTTATCCTATTATGGCTGTTGCTTTTTACTGATGCTATTGCTTGGCGCCTGTGGCAGTAGCAAAAAGTATAAACTACTAGAAAGTAATCGGCAGGTATTGCAGTTGCAGCTAGATAGCAGCCGTAGCCAATTGGCCCAATTGCTTAGAGAAGAAAAAAGCAAGCAACAGCAGCAAAAAGAGCAGTTGGCGCAGGCTGTGGCGGCCCAAGAACAGGCCGAAAAAGCAAGGCAAAATAGTCTGCAGCAACTAGCCGAAACACAAAAGGCCAAAACAGCCTGCGAGCAGCAATTGGCCCAAAGCGAAAAAGCCCTACAAATGTTTCAGGCCCAATTGGGAAAAGAAGTGCGCAAAAAAACGGAATTGGTCCAAGCAGAAGAACGCATACTCAAGCAAATGAAAGCCTATAAGGGCCTAGAATTTGAGCGAATTGCGGCTAGCCAAGCCCTTAAAATTGCTTGTCCCGACAGCCTACTTTTTAAGGGTAAAAACTCGGTGCATAGCTCAGCGCTTCCCTTTTTAACGGATTTGGCTTCTCTTTTGAGCGAAGAGGAAAACTGGGCGCTAGAGCTTAGAGCCACCGCAGATAAGGGAACAAAAGCCAAGGCTCGCTTGGCCCAAGCCAATACTCGAGCCAATTCTGTAGCGATAAAACTGCGTCTACTTGATTTGCCTTTGGAGCGACTTTATGTGGGGGCTTGGGCTCAAGAAGATGATATTCCGCTCTATTTGTACATTTACCCCAAAGGAAAACCTTAG